The genomic region CTTATTTCGCATTTGTATTagtggtttgtttgtttttttttacgggtgtttttttttttttgtttgtctccaTGAAATAAAGAGCGGATGTGTTTTCAATGTGGAATCAAGTTGAAAATAAACGCCATTCGACCCATGTTGTTGATGTCGCTTTCACCTTCTCCAGGGAAAAAATATATCCGTTTCAAAGAAATGAAGCTTATAGTTTCATGTGCTTTTCGTGACATGACGAAACTCGTCATCAAAAGCCAACGTCTTTTGGCCAGTCTTTATCTGTCGTGTTGCCCAGCCCTGCGAAGCATATAGACAAGCGACTTCCGCGCATAAACACAAACCACACAATTTATAGACATGAgctttgttttctaatttggTCATCCTCGTCGAAATGGCAAAAGCCCGATGGCCATCGAAATCTTGTTAAAGAGGCTACGCCATCATTTCAGCAACAACCTGTTTCTTACAATTGGATGcagaaaaaacagctgttgattttttaaaaatatttacaggATAATGTGAGAGGAACGCCCTGACTTCCGCACGACAACTCCACTGTGTTTTTTTGAACGAATACGCTCTGGCTTTGACCGTGCAGGTTCCGCAAAACCCAAATCAGACCCAGAGGCAATGGCCATGATTAGCAACTGTTTTGATTTCACGGTCGTCTCAAAAACCAACTTGCATATAAAACAAGGTCACATGGGCTCCTCTTCTTCATCACTGTCGTCGTTTCTCAAAACATGTACCGTTCATTTACAGTTGGAATTTTATTTCCCTGGGGCCGAAAACCTTCGTGAATTGTACGTTGTGGTGCTGGAGCGCTCAACGACTATCATCGACAGTTTTCACAGCTCAAAAGAAACGCTTTTATGGTTGATGGTAAATAGTTTAATGATCATAAGAGACACGGTGAATACATTACGAACTTATGTATTAGTTGGCTCTAGCcacaaaaaatgttcaaacTCTTCCGGAGCAACCCAAACGTTTGGTTTCCTCAAAGTCCGAGACGAATGTTAAAGGAAGTTCAAAAAAGACAGACAAAGGCAACTGTCCAAATGTAGATGAAATTCTTCATTTCCATTAGCTAACGAATTACAGCTTTTTAGAAACCGGTTCTGTTTTCTTCATTGGCTGCTGGCCAGCGTCACCAAAGTTGCTTATATCCTCGAGCTACGTTCTCGCATTATAATTGCTCTGCAAAAATAACAACCTTGTTGCTACCTCCATTCTCTTTGGGCACACGGGGATTTCCAAAACGCAGCTCCACATTCGAACAACGCCAAGCTTTGTCAACTGCACGTTCTAAAATTTCGTGCCGTCACATTCGTGTCGTTTGTGCATACGTTGAAGGATGGCCGAATGTTTACGTTTTGTTAACACCGTCCGATTTAGGCTTGGCCTAGTGATTGTTTTGACAGGCTTCTTGATTTCCTTAGCGATAGAAGGCCGTGCTGTGGTCCTCGACAAAAACAATGGGATCATGTTGCCCGACAAGGAGGTGCAAGTGTTTAACGCTTCGGCCAATATTAGCGTGACGTGCATCTTCATCCACTCAGTCGAGATCAAATGGAATGTTCCCGACTACCTTATTAAAACACCCGGGGTAAAATAATAAGTGACAACGAGTTGGTGATAGAGTGCAGACCTGATCTATtctaaatcattttcattACACGTTCTTACAGATTAGTGCAATGGCCGAGcgattgaatttcattttcgagaAGAACGAGACTCacgtttggtcaacgatgacTATCACAAAAGCCAGGGCAAGAGACACTGGCTGTTACGAATGCTATTTACCTTTGTTTAATGAAGTCCGAGTGAAGCAGTACCTCTACATTTACAGTAAGTCATCAGCTTGATGGCGTATTCATTGTCATACATTGTTTCCATCATTTCTATGCACATTCACGTTCGGCACATCCACAGATAGAAGAGATGCAGTCGTTATGGAAGACGAATTAGTCAAATTTCGCTTTGACATAGGCGAAGAAGTTTTGATACCCTGCAATCCCACTCACCCTGATGTCGTTGTGCAGTTGAAACGTTCTCCTCAGTTAGCCCTCGGGCAACTATCGAAGGTACCTTTTTTCACTTGAGAAAAACTGGACTAGTTAATGAACAATACTTTTAAAGGTTATTcattattataaaaataaaatagaaacatCAATTCATTtcgtgaaacaaaacataacaaaattgCTTTTAGGAGGAACTGCAACGAGACTTGTTATCCGGATTGTCTCAATATTGGTTCCGGCAACCGTTCAAAGGATTGCGTCACAGAAATGTGACCCTGGACGATTTCGGAAGTTATCAATGCAGTGGCCTACTCAAAAACAGTACGGGCAAGCCAACGGACAAAAGATTTAATCTGATTGTGTCTGGTGAGATTCTTCTAGACGATTCAATTTGTGAACGCAAAAGACATGCTGTCTTGGTATATACAATTGCGAACAGGAGTTGATCTGACTAGAAATGGCAGTGCTCGTGATCCTGTGGAAGGAAGTACCGTCGTTCTGATCTGTCGTTCCTACGCTCTTTCATCTCCACCACGCTGGTCGTATTATCAGACTGCCAGCGACACCGAAGAGGAACAGGTTAGCATTAGTGAAAGCGATACGCCATCCGAATTGGGTAAGTCAAAGAGTTCAACGCAGGTCAATGATTCCATTTGCTTACCTTTCCCTGTCTTGCAGCTTTGAAAATCAACACGACAAAACTGACTGTTCACGGAGAAACAGATTCATATTACGTAAGCATTTTGGAATTGTCTAATGCCACAGTGAATTCGCCACAAAAATTCGGATGTTGGGCTGCGAATAAGCGTGAACAAATCGAATCGGCAACCATTTCATTCCAAGTCACACGCAAGTCAAAATTATAGTTTGCCCATTGTACGACTGAAATCAATGATGTTCTGCGATGACAGGGGCTCGCATTCCCGTCATAGCAGCAAGGAGCAATTCGACGGCGTCCGTCCAAGTGGTGCTGGTTAAAGGACAAGCTCGAAATTTGACGTGCGCTGGATACGCTTCGCCTCAACCTGAGATTCAGTGGCTCAAGGTAAATGCGTTCACTGTTCTAGTTGACAACTCGTTTTGAATAAACTATTGAACTGAATTCACAGGATGGCATACAACACTTTGACGAAGTTTACTCTAGTGGCAATGCGACTGTGTTGACCCTACAAGGCACAGAAGAAGAAGTCGGTTCGTACGCTTGCATCTTTAGTAACTACCTGGGCCaaagtttcaaaaatttcacCGTGACCTTTGTTGAGGAGCCGGACGAGATTGGTAATACAGTTGTGATTGCTGTTGGTACATTGACGGCCGTCATCATTCTGGCTACTATCCTGATTGGCATTAAACTCTACTTTGATAAGGTGGAATTGTTGCCCCCGTTCGAACGTCTTTGGGCTTCTTTCTGATGagcgtcgtttttttttttgtatagaaAGGGAACTTGTTTCCAGGCGCTCAAGCACTGCTCAGAGGCAAACCAAACGAACTGAATGATCATCTCAGTTTGGACGAGCAAATCGAAATTTTGCCCTACGATACGCGATGGGAATTTCCCAGGCATCGACTTAAACTCGGTAATTGAATTtgtgttgctgttgtttgtaTTGACATCCATCTAATCGTGTCTCACTTACAGGTGTGCAGCTGGGGGCTGGGTGCTTCGGCCGAGTGGTCAAAGCTCAAGCTGTCGGTGTGAAAGATTCTGAGGAAACTGTCAAAACAGTGGCAGTGAAGATGGTGCGTTCCCAAACTAACGTGGCTGCCCTGGAAGCTCTGGTCGGTGAATTAAAAATCATGATACACCTGGGGGCACATCTGAATGTCGTTAATCTGTTGGGAGCTTGCACGAAAAGCGTCATCAAAGGTATGATTCAATAGCCTGAGACGTTGCACTTCATTTGTTTGCCTCTATGTTAAATGTACAGGAGAACTTTTGGTCATTGTCGAGTATTGTCGATTTGGAAATTTGCAAACTTATCTGGTCGGCCACCGGACGGATTTCTTCAACCAAGTCGACGAGTTCGGCAATCTCTTGACGGATGCTGAAATGCAAGAAATGGACCATTCCAGGTATGGCACATTGTTTCTTGAATCAAAACGAATGTGGTGATCAGTTTGTCATCGTCATTTAGAAATGGAAACGCGAATAATGTGGATGAGATTCAAACGTGCTCATCTCAAGCCAATTTGATCGATCAAGATATTTCTGCTTGCCCAGAAGGTTTGGCTATTTTTTGACACTAGTTTTTTAAGCGCGTAACATCTGAACTGCTTTCAGGTTCATCCTCGTCGTCTTCCAGTGGGGAAGTCATTCCAGGTGCAGACACGTTTGGATTTTATCAACAAGACCCGGAAAATCAAGTGAGTCATTCCGTTTCGACAGCCGATTTGATATCTTGGTCCTTTCAAATCGCCAGAGGAATGGATTATTTGGCTACGAAAAAAGTGGCCAATTAGGCTATAATCATTATTACACATAAACTGCATATGACTCGGTTGatttccccccaaaaaaggtTCTTCACGGCGATTTGGCCGCTCGTAACGTCCTACTGGCCGATGGCGGAGTGGCTAAAGTGGCGGATTTCGGAATGTCTCGCAACATGTATTACGAAGGAAATTATCAGAAAGAATCGCAGgtccatttaaaaaactttcacctttacttttctttttttcgcataTTTTTCACTTACTAACTTTCTAAACACGCTGTGGTGAATCCAGGGTTTAATGCCCGTCAAATGGATGGCCATTGAATCTCTGACGGATCGCCGTTTCTCCACGCAATCTGACGTCTGGTCGTACGGCGTTCTTCTTTGGGAAATCTTCACCTTAGGCAAAGTGCCATATCCAGGTAGGTCGTTCACCTTTTTGAAAGGATTCCAAACGAATGATTGAACACATCCGCAATGCAGGCATGGAAGCCAACCACGAGCTTgtagtgcaactggaaaaagGATACCGTATGGAGAAACCTGATTTTGCACCCAATTATTTTGGAGAAATTATGGCGGGTTGTTGGAAATCGGACCCGAAGGAGAGACCAACGTTCAGCCACATCGAACAGCAGATCAGCATTCAAATGGAGTCGACCGTCAGTGATCACTATTTAAATTTGAACGAATCGTACGAGAAGTTGAACCAAGAGAAAGTGAGTACCCCGGCCAACGAACCTCTGGGTCTGGCCAAAGCTCTGGACTCTAAAGAGAAATTAAGCCGAAAGAGTTCAGATGGCGACATGCCAACCAATAAACCAGTCTGGAACGCAATGAGTTTGCGACGAATCTCtgaagaaaagtaaaaaaaaaaaaatatttccgattaaatacaaaattttattttcttcaatttcaacATGACATTGCCCTGCTTTGGTCATAGGACTAACATCGACGCCATGTCCCAACAAAAGACGCAGATAGGCAACCAGTACGTTTAGGGTTGGAGTCTTGGGTTTTATTATTGCCCGATCACCTGTATGCTGGGCCAGCGGTTAGGGTACGTAGTTGTCTGTAAAAAGAGGCCAACTAAATCTCGATCATTGCCATTTTTCTATAAATGTGTTGTCTTTTTATCGTTTCATTTACTGTGTCACCGCGACTGAGATGCAGTCAAAAACAATACATTTAGCTATACCTTTTGAATCGTTTTCATCCATTCGTCCAATTCAATCGCTTAgcaggggaaaaaaagccATGTCCTCTTCTAAGAAGCAAAATATGTGAAACGGTCTTTTAATAAATTGGGTAGGAAACGTGGAATGCAGGATTTTACATCCATGTATGTCACTCGTATAGGATCGCCATTTTGAAAACCAGTTTATATAACTGTATCTACTACGACGTTGTGCCATGAACAATCTGTTGGGAAAAACTGGAAAACCCTCTCATTGTTTACAAATGGATTCGGAATTTTAAAGTGAAAAGATTTTCGTTCGGATGTGATTATTCAGTGACAactcaaacaagaaaacgtcCGTGGCCCACTTTATGTTGCAGCACACTTTCATTTTCGTCCCTCTTAATTTTGTGCTTGAAGTCAACGTTTCGAAACGTGCTGCATTTCTCTTGGTTTTACATAGCCGAGTTTGGCTCGCGAATTCTTGCTTGTGGTTTCCCCCTTTTCTAACGTGATACTGAAGTCGGTTTGGAGATTAGCACAATTCGAGTCTATTTCAGTTTCCCGCATCCGCCAGCCGTTTTTCCTACCGAATATTATCAAAATCCATTTTCACTTAGTGTTAATGACCTATAAGTAACTTGCATGCTAAAATGAATGTTAAAAATAACCTATGCTATGTGGGAAGCTATTtgaatcatgtttttttttgcaacacgtaaaaaatcgaaacatACATTTGTCTGGCCTTGACGGCGTCCAGTTTCGATTTCAGAAAcatgtttgtttggttttttaaaatctattttgTGGCCCTTCCCTCCGACAGGGACCTAGGTACGCTTTTAGTCAAATTAGCCTCAGGTGTAAGGTTCACCTTGGTCAAACGCAAAGTGCCTAACATCTTCAGGCCAACGGCAGGCAAGCCTAACTATACGCTTCCATATTCAGACAGTGGCCAAAGAGCAGAGCGGTAAGACGCAGATGTTTAACGTCCTTGGTTGATGGGCCAGGAAGAGGAAGTggtaacgttttttttttattacgtttCGCTAGTCGTCTGTGTCCTTACGAAAATGCTAAACATTCATCAGAAATCTAGTTGACATTGGCTGGCGTCTGGAAGTCATTCTCAACTGAAACTCTGTTTCTCATTgtttgtctttgcattttctcttctgttATGTGCAGTGGCTCTTTTGTTTAAGAGGTGAATTTCGACTGACTTAACGGTGAATGCGATGGCGGTGAATGGGCTGTTGCTAGGTCGTTTAAATACTAGCGGATTCTTACCGTGGGTTACGTCGGCGCTTCGAGTGTTTTCAATCGTTGTGTTAATATCGCACGCGTACGGCCAAACCAacgaattaaacaaaaacaatgggaTTATGTTACCCAACGTTCCTGAACGAATCGTCAAAGCGGGTGACAATGTAACAATCACTTGCATGTTTATCCATACCACAGATATCGAATGGATATTACCGAAAGATCCATCTGCAGCGGTACGTATGACTAAATTATCTTCATTAACTTAGTTCTATGCGTATagttggttttttaaaaaattggattcCAACAGACCGGCAAACGGATGGAACGATTAGTACGTGAGGCAATCTTTCAGAACGATACCCTCGTTTCATCGACGATAACATTGAGAAAGGCCACAGTAAAAGACACGGGATTCTACGAATGCTTTTTGCCTCAATTTCCTGAGCTTCGAGTCAGACAATATATCTACGTCTACAGTAAACTAATGGTTTGAACGAAGATCAAGTGACTGTTTTATAACGTTATATCGCTTGAAAACAGACCGCAGAGACCTCGTTTTCCTCAGTGACGATCTGgggaaattcactttgacgaATGGAAAGAGAGCTGAGATTCCCTGCAAACCGACTCATCCGGACGTGCGCGTTTCACTCAAACGCTGGAATAGTTTTACCGTTGAGCCATTGTCAAAGGTACTACGCCTTCTtccctgttttgtttataGATTAACTGAGCAACGTATGTTCATGTAGGAAGAAACACAAATTGATTTGTTATCAGGACCGAATTGGACTCTGGATGTGCAGAGCGGATTGACGTTGGACAAGGCGACGTTAAACGACTATGGCAGATACGAATGCGTTGGTAAACTGGGCAATTCCACTTCAAAAGTATTCTTCAATATCGTCATGAATGGTCCGTGTTTTTAACACTGAATACAGCACAACCATCGTTTTTGATTCACTTGACTTTACTGTTTATAGGAATTGAACTGACAAGAAATGGCAGTGATCCAGTCCTGGAAGGAAGTAACGTCACTTTGATCTGCCGGTCTTATTTAGCTACCTCTTCGCCACAATGGGCGTATTACCAAACGATAAACGGCACTGAGGAACTAATCCCAATCAACGAACAGGAGCCATCCAATTTCACTATAGGTACGTTGATCGTTTGAGGTCAGCAAAATTGCGCGTTCATAGCTAAACTTGTTGGACGTAATCATCGACAGATATAGTGACGCAGAACAAGACGGCTCAAGGAGAGTTACCTTCGTTGCGTAATTACAAGAGTTTGTTGGTAATGACGAACATCACCAACCGTTTCCCGACAAAGTTTCGATGCACGGGACGTGCGGTCGGCGGTACCTCTGCGTTATTTGCAAATACGGCGCCAATGCATTCGTTCGCCATCACAAGTACGTCTCGTCAAATGACAAATGTGCTCTATTCTTAAATGGGTTTGCACGGCAGAGCCACGAGTACCTTTTATAGTCGACCCGGAGAATGCAACAGTTTTGCTTGTCCTTGGACGCGAAACGAGTTTAAGGTGTGACGGCTATGGAGTACCTGAGCCTACCTTTCAATGGCTCAAGGTTCGTGCATTAAACAGCCATTTTTTTAAGTCTTAATGGCATTCGCTGCTCGTTGAACAGGATGGCAAAGTGATGGTGGAAGATCAATTGATTTTATCGACGGGCAATTCGACAGTGTTGACTCTGCGAGGAACCACAGGTGAAAACGGTAGTTACGCTTGCCAACTGAGCAACAGTGTAGCCGAGAGCTACAAATATTTTGATGTTAAATTCGCCGACGAATCTCAGATATCCATCGCTTTGATCAGCACGGTCGTCGTTGTGGTGGTCATCCTGATCGTGACGCTCGGCACAGGAATCAAACTCTATCAAGATAAGGTAATTTCCCACTTTCCAACAAATGTGTACAGCAAACCtaagttaattatttttaaaatgaaagaagcaAATATTTTTCCCTGGTGCTGAAGCACTGCTCAGAGGAAATGCAAGGGAAATTGACCAACACCTAGGATTGGAAGAACAAGTTGAGATACTTCCATACGACAAACAATGGGAGTTTCCCAGACATCGACTTAAACTCggtataaattattttttattgcgttCACATTCACCTGATTTTCTATCACTTCGCATTGCTGATGAAAAGGTGTGCAATTGGGCGCCGGATGTTTTGGCCGAGTGGTCAAGGCCCTAGCTATTGGTCTTAAAGACTCTGAGGAAACTGTCAAAACAGTGGCAGTGAAGATGGTGCGATCGCAAACGAATGCCACAGCCCTCGAAGCTCTGATTAGCGAATTGAAAATTATGATTCATCTGGGGTCGCATTTGAATGTCGTTAATCTGCTGGGAGCTTGCACGAAAAGCATCATCAGAGGTACTTGTAGTTGTTGGTAAGGGAAAGACGAATCAAATTTGGTTGGTTTTTGCAGGAGAGCTTTTGGTAATCGTCGAGTATTGCCGGTTTGGCAATTTGCAAACGTATTTGGTCGGACATCGCAACACTTTCATTAATCAGGTGGACGAGTTGGGCAATTTCGTGGCGGATGCACAAATGCAGGAGATATGCGACGTATCGGGCAAGACGATGGAATCGATGAACGATTGCGTGGCTGTGAATGTCGATGAAATCGAAATGACACCTCAACATTCAGCGAATTTGGAAAACGAATTTCTTGGGACTGAGGCAAATCGCTCAAATAAAGCTAGTGCCACTGAAGGTGAATCCTATCCTGACCGTTCCATAATTTCTCACTTGATTATTTTCGTTGTTGAACTGGTAGAACAAGGGGACGACGAACGGCCGCAATCCATGTGGGTTTGCCAAGAAGACCCCGAGACTCAAGCCTATCAGTCATCGGTTTGCACAGCCGATTTGATTTCATGGGCTTTCCAAATCGCGAGAGGCATGGATTATTTGGCTAGCAAAAAGGTATGTCAATAAATAATTCTCTGTTGTACACATCAAACAAactactttttgttttgtttcgatttAAAGGTCGTTCATGGCGATTTGGCTGCTCGCAATGTTTTGCTGGCCAACAACGGCGTGGTCAAAATAGCCGATTTTGGCATGTCCCGCAAAATGTATTACAAGGGAAATTACCAACAATCGGGACAGGTAAACTTCATAATTTCTCAATAAAATGGATTTGTAGTTGATTGACGAATCATCTTCGCATAGGGTTTGATGCCAGTCAAGTGGATGGCAATCGAATCGCTGACAGACCGCGTTTTCTCAACTCGATCTGACGTCTGGTCTTATGGCGTTTTCGTCTGGGAACTGTTCACGCTCGGTAAAGTGCCATATCCAGGTAAGTCCTATTTTACCGTAGGCTGGAGGCCAAAGTGCAATGTTTCAAATTCTCTATcattataattatttaattttcgagGTATGGAAGCTAATCACGAGCTTATAAAGCAACTGGAAAAGGGCTACCGAATGGAGAAACCTGCTTTTGCGCCCAATTACCTCGGAGAAATAATGGCAGGTTGCTGGAAATTGGACCCGAAGGAGAGACCGACCTTCAGCCAAATCGAAGAACTCATTTGCGGCCAAATGGAATCGACTGTGTGCGCCAACTATTTCAATCTGTgtaaaacgaatgaaaatttCAACCAAGAGAGAGTTGATCCTCCGGCCATTGAACCCTCCGGGCTTGTAAAACCGCCCGTCTGTGACGATATGCTGAAAGAATCGAAACCGTTGCCCGTCTGTGACGAAAAGCAGAAAGAATCGAAATCGTTGCCCGTCAGTCGTGGCAATAGTGTGAGTATTTTCAGTCACCTCAAAAGAGGCTGGAGTTTAAACGAATATTTCATTTGAGTTATTTGTAGACTCGTTTGAATTTATGGCCCATTTTAAATTCACATTGTGACTCCATGGGTATTTAACTAATTCGCTGTGCCATCCCATTCGGTTGAATAATatttaatcatttctttttctaattggCCTGTACTGCATATTCTAAcgtattcatttttcattgttcttcCACCGTGTTCGACTAAATTTTCAACTGTcgtctgtttttttaaatacaaagcCGATGAAGACAAAGGCCAAAGCTGGATATAGTTTCTTTCTCCTTATTGGATGAGTTGAATCAGTTCAAATCGAATGCGTTTTGCAAATGGACAGGCAACTACGCACTGTGAGAACGGCTGCCTCAATATCTCAAATAGGTGTGAAATGTAGCACAATTACACCAAGTCCATCAACGTTTGACTTTCGTCCTGGAAATGTAAAGGGggaaacgaaaacgaaatgtgTTTCCATTGGGCCACACAGTCTCTCATTGTCATAGTTGTACTGTACATGCTCGTAATGAGAGTAGGCTGATGCGATATTGCTACCCTTTCATATAATATGTATATTTTTGCATGAATAAAAGCCTATCACAAAAACTTGTATGGCAACCTGCAAAGAGCTATGCAATGGAAAAACCTGATTTTGTGTGATGAAGGAAATATCGTATGCATTTTCTCGTCGACCTTGACAATATTGAACGCAGGATCATAGAACCTGTTTCTTTTCGGCTTAGTCGATGCCTGAGACGATACGAGTGGTCGACGGCAGCGGTCCTCATTCAGAGACAAAAAGCGTGAGCGAGCGTATCAGCCGAGCTTAGCAACCAACATGTTGTGACAAGCGTGTGTTTTCAATCCAATCGGAAACGGATTTTGCTGAAACTTTCATCATCGTCAGGTGAGTTGTCATCATGGCTGCTTTATTCTTTGCCCAATTTTAGTTCGCAATTTCACAAATTGCGATATTTTTACAGCAGCACAAGTTCGTCAACGTTTCACATTCGACCTGAGGGCAATTGAAACGGCTGTGTTTCTTGTTGCTGTCGTTGCGGTACTTGCTTATCGCTTTTGAAATGATATAACAATCACATTGTTACATTTTTAGTTGAACCCAAAATGAAAATCGCGAACCCTTTGCCAATGCGTAAATGTACGTCTATGTTAGCAGTCGTTTTCAACATCATCTTCCCgtgttgtttcctttttggaCTTGTTTGGACATTGATCGACGGTCAAAAGAAGTCGGAGACACCGTCGGGACAAGGTGAGAAGCCTCGCAATTTCAAAACATACTGTCCAATTCAAGATAGATTCCTTGGTAATGgaacaaacaaatttgtttCAGATGG from Daphnia carinata strain CSIRO-1 chromosome 6, CSIRO_AGI_Dcar_HiC_V3, whole genome shotgun sequence harbors:
- the LOC130690381 gene encoding vascular endothelial growth factor receptor 1-like isoform X1; the protein is MAVNGLLLGRLNTSGFLPWVTSALRVFSIVVLISHAYGQTNELNKNNGIMLPNVPERIVKAGDNVTITCMFIHTTDIEWILPKDPSAATGKRMERLVREAIFQNDTLVSSTITLRKATVKDTGFYECFLPQFPELRVRQYIYVYNRRDLVFLSDDLGKFTLTNGKRAEIPCKPTHPDVRVSLKRWNSFTVEPLSKEETQIDLLSGPNWTLDVQSGLTLDKATLNDYGRYECVGKLGNSTSKVFFNIVMNGIELTRNGSDPVLEGSNVTLICRSYLATSSPQWAYYQTINGTEELIPINEQEPSNFTIDIVTQNKTAQGELPSLRNYKSLLVMTNITNRFPTKFRCTGRAVGGTSALFANTAPMHSFAITKPRVPFIVDPENATVLLVLGRETSLRCDGYGVPEPTFQWLKDGKVMVEDQLILSTGNSTVLTLRGTTGENGSYACQLSNSVAESYKYFDVKFADESQISIALISTVVVVVVILIVTLGTGIKLYQDKKQIFFPGAEALLRGNAREIDQHLGLEEQVEILPYDKQWEFPRHRLKLGVQLGAGCFGRVVKALAIGLKDSEETVKTVAVKMVRSQTNATALEALISELKIMIHLGSHLNVVNLLGACTKSIIRGELLVIVEYCRFGNLQTYLVGHRNTFINQVDELGNFVADAQMQEICDVSGKTMESMNDCVAVNVDEIEMTPQHSANLENEFLGTEANRSNKASATEGESYPDRSIISHLIIFVVELVEQGDDERPQSMWVCQEDPETQAYQSSVCTADLISWAFQIARGMDYLASKKVVHGDLAARNVLLANNGVVKIADFGMSRKMYYKGNYQQSGQGLMPVKWMAIESLTDRVFSTRSDVWSYGVFVWELFTLGKVPYPGMEANHELIKQLEKGYRMEKPAFAPNYLGEIMAGCWKLDPKERPTFSQIEELICGQMESTVCANYFNLCKTNENFNQERVDPPAIEPSGLVKPPVCDDMLKESKPLPVCDEKQKESKSLPVSRGNSVSIFSHLKRGWSLNEYFI
- the LOC130690381 gene encoding vascular endothelial growth factor receptor 1-like isoform X2 → MAVNGLLLGRLNTSGFLPWVTSALRVFSIVVLISHAYGQTNELNKNNGIMLPNVPERIVKAGDNVTITCMFIHTTDIEWILPKDPSAATGKRMERLVREAIFQNDTLVSSTITLRKATVKDTGFYECFLPQFPELRVRQYIYVYNRRDLVFLSDDLGKFTLTNGKRAEIPCKPTHPDVRVSLKRWNSFTVEPLSKEETQIDLLSGPNWTLDVQSGLTLDKATLNDYGRYECVGKLGNSTSKVFFNIVMNGIELTRNGSDPVLEGSNVTLICRSYLATSSPQWAYYQTINGTEELIPINEQEPSNFTIDIVTQNKTAQGELPSLRNYKSLLVMTNITNRFPTKFRCTGRAVGGTSALFANTAPMHSFAITKPRVPFIVDPENATVLLVLGRETSLRCDGYGVPEPTFQWLKDGKVMVEDQLILSTGNSTVLTLRGTTGENGSYACQLSNSVAESYKYFDVKFADESQISIALISTVVVVVVILIVTLGTGIKLYQDKQIFFPGAEALLRGNAREIDQHLGLEEQVEILPYDKQWEFPRHRLKLGVQLGAGCFGRVVKALAIGLKDSEETVKTVAVKMVRSQTNATALEALISELKIMIHLGSHLNVVNLLGACTKSIIRGELLVIVEYCRFGNLQTYLVGHRNTFINQVDELGNFVADAQMQEICDVSGKTMESMNDCVAVNVDEIEMTPQHSANLENEFLGTEANRSNKASATEGESYPDRSIISHLIIFVVELVEQGDDERPQSMWVCQEDPETQAYQSSVCTADLISWAFQIARGMDYLASKKVVHGDLAARNVLLANNGVVKIADFGMSRKMYYKGNYQQSGQGLMPVKWMAIESLTDRVFSTRSDVWSYGVFVWELFTLGKVPYPGMEANHELIKQLEKGYRMEKPAFAPNYLGEIMAGCWKLDPKERPTFSQIEELICGQMESTVCANYFNLCKTNENFNQERVDPPAIEPSGLVKPPVCDDMLKESKPLPVCDEKQKESKSLPVSRGNSVSIFSHLKRGWSLNEYFI
- the LOC130690381 gene encoding vascular endothelial growth factor receptor 1-like isoform X3, giving the protein MAVNGLLLGRLNTSGFLPWVTSALRVFSIVVLISHAYGQTNELNKNNGIMLPNVPERIVKAGDNVTITCMFIHTTDIEWILPKDPSAATGKRMERLVREAIFQNDTLVSSTITLRKATVKDTGFYECFLPQFPELRVRQYIYVYNRRDLVFLSDDLGKFTLTNGKRAEIPCKPTHPDVRVSLKRWNSFTVEPLSKEETQIDLLSGPNWTLDVQSGLTLDKATLNDYGRYECVGKLGNSTSKVFFNIVMNGIELTRNGSDPVLEGSNVTLICRSYLATSSPQWAYYQTINGTEELIPINEQEPSNFTIDIVTQNKTAQGELPSLRNYKSLLVMTNITNRFPTKFRCTGRAVGGTSALFANTAPMHSFAITKPRVPFIVDPENATVLLVLGRETSLRCDGYGVPEPTFQWLKDGKVMVEDQLILSTGNSTVLTLRGTTGENGSYACQLSNSVAESYKYFDVKFADESQISIALISTVVVVVVILIVTLGTGIKLYQDKKQIFFPGAEALLRGNAREIDQHLGLEEQVEILPYDKQWEFPRHRLKLGVQLGAGCFGRVVKALAIGLKDSEETVKTVAVKMVRSQTNATALEALISELKIMIHLGSHLNVVNLLGACTKSIIRGELLVIVEYCRFGNLQTYLVGHRNTFINQVDELGNFVADAQMQEICDVSGKTMESMNDCVAVNVDEIEMTPQHSANLENEFLGTEANRSNKASATEEQGDDERPQSMWVCQEDPETQAYQSSVCTADLISWAFQIARGMDYLASKKVVHGDLAARNVLLANNGVVKIADFGMSRKMYYKGNYQQSGQGLMPVKWMAIESLTDRVFSTRSDVWSYGVFVWELFTLGKVPYPGMEANHELIKQLEKGYRMEKPAFAPNYLGEIMAGCWKLDPKERPTFSQIEELICGQMESTVCANYFNLCKTNENFNQERVDPPAIEPSGLVKPPVCDDMLKESKPLPVCDEKQKESKSLPVSRGNSVSIFSHLKRGWSLNEYFI